A single window of Candidatus Poribacteria bacterium DNA harbors:
- a CDS encoding TIR domain-containing protein — protein MNNRHRVFVSYYHAEDQDYRERFELLFSDIHDIMVSESVEIGDIDPNLKTETIHQKIRDEYLRDSTVTVVLVGAHTWQRKFVDWEIGSSIRQTQYNSRSGLLGIILPTYPRPPGKPTHYYPNTTPPRLYDNIECRFATIHNWSDDPDTVQSWIHEAFKRRNENPPPDNSRDSFKNNRSGERWSD, from the coding sequence ATGAACAACAGACACCGGGTCTTTGTCAGCTACTACCATGCAGAAGATCAAGACTATAGGGAACGATTTGAACTGCTGTTTTCGGATATCCATGACATCATGGTGTCAGAATCCGTTGAAATAGGCGACATTGACCCAAACCTCAAAACGGAGACAATCCATCAAAAAATCCGAGATGAGTACCTTCGAGATTCCACAGTGACAGTCGTGTTAGTAGGTGCCCATACATGGCAACGAAAATTCGTAGACTGGGAAATCGGTTCCAGCATACGCCAAACACAATACAATTCCCGTTCCGGACTTTTGGGGATTATATTACCGACGTACCCCAGACCACCCGGTAAGCCTACCCATTATTATCCTAACACAACCCCTCCGAGACTCTACGATAATATTGAATGCAGGTTCGCAACAATCCACAATTGGAGTGATGATCCAGATACTGTGCAGTCGTGGATACACGAAGCTTTCAAACGGAGAAACGAGAATCCTCCGCCCGATAACTCTCGTGATTCGTTCAAAAATAATCGATCGGGCGAAAGGTGGTCTGATTAA